From Flavipsychrobacter sp., a single genomic window includes:
- a CDS encoding GEVED domain-containing protein, whose amino-acid sequence MKKAHLLSRSLMLLLLFVGMSVDVFAQVTVTINASSGNLKTGSVNSSGTKNSGNMLNIRTLSSGSRGWAVFDLSSIPAGAIVTSAKVKFRTFNTTTSGATNRIRGVNGNPVTMSGTTLFSLLNTGTVLNASSWPGNAANTETVTSAGLTYLENNIGGDVLLGFVRGSTNQYNIYGNTASAANIPKLEITYLTLCTGTPTAGNIISPTNVCPNKGFKISLSGHTVASGVTYQWQSKPSSGGAFTNIAGATATSYNASINTPTDFRCIVSCGNSGQSATTASVSVTVNSFYVCYCNDNLGGNNNVPINNVTVVGTSLNNTSTGTASGFYTQYPPTGSTTASLQKGGMYEIAVAYGASAEGAVWIDANQNGVYESSEWTRINTSGTSGTAFVQVPANAVLGLTGMRVRSAAAGNSLGAGNACSNRSSGETEDYIINITPAPANDVRVLTLLNPSNDIAICPYIDIPVRAIIYNNGTNPQTNFDIYAVLTGAGANTINITYPGTLAPFTSDTLLLTTYNMQLVSNHTVQAYTVLSNDQDVANDSSKTHAFNIKFSASAPFVSDDSVCFGETAVLPLFGDTLEHKWYDNATGGSVVFKGDTMSLPNLQTNRTFYVTSQEVTYNSGSLATTTATGNGCGGGTMFNVIPNSNMTLDSFAAIFGSTGNQSVSVYYKNGTFSGSETNSGAWTLLGSTTVNVSSTTAQTGFSVNTPLVLQAGNTYGIYVNYNARYTNGTTTFSNADMSIQTGTGLCSQFGGTNNGRMFNGTLFYSSGAIGCESPRVPIKAHVGPKPVVNLGPDLKVCADKKIVLDAGNSGALYKWSTGEKTQTIDVTGKAGVYTVEVDQYCIENDTVTIQLDPLPSLDGISFVKFGNEYQYKTANLQHTDRVLWLFGDGNTSTSLSPKHIYATDGAYTVTLIAYNQCGTDTTRLVIPLDVKNVVVDKGVKIYPNPAKNNVVIELTDGISINEINIVNVLGASVYKQGITNSNKINIDISNMPVGNYIVRMNTDDGVINKQLIIVR is encoded by the coding sequence ATGAAAAAAGCACATTTATTATCTCGAAGTTTAATGTTACTGTTGCTATTTGTTGGCATGTCTGTAGACGTGTTTGCTCAGGTAACAGTTACTATCAATGCCTCGTCAGGTAACTTGAAGACAGGCTCTGTAAACTCCTCTGGTACAAAGAATAGCGGCAATATGCTTAATATAAGAACACTAAGTTCTGGCTCAAGAGGCTGGGCTGTGTTCGACCTATCATCTATACCTGCTGGTGCTATTGTCACTTCGGCCAAAGTAAAGTTTAGAACATTCAACACCACAACATCAGGTGCAACTAATAGAATACGTGGTGTAAATGGTAACCCTGTAACAATGAGTGGAACAACATTGTTCAGCTTGTTAAATACAGGTACTGTTTTAAACGCTTCTTCATGGCCGGGTAATGCTGCAAATACAGAAACCGTAACTAGTGCAGGATTAACATATTTGGAAAATAATATTGGCGGTGATGTTTTACTAGGTTTTGTTCGTGGTTCTACCAACCAATACAATATATATGGTAACACAGCATCAGCAGCTAATATACCTAAGCTTGAAATAACTTATTTGACATTATGTACGGGTACGCCAACTGCAGGTAATATTATCAGTCCTACAAACGTTTGTCCTAATAAGGGTTTTAAAATTTCCTTGTCAGGGCATACAGTAGCTTCAGGTGTTACCTATCAATGGCAATCAAAGCCTAGCAGTGGTGGTGCATTTACCAATATTGCCGGAGCTACTGCTACTTCTTACAATGCTTCTATTAATACTCCAACAGATTTTAGATGTATTGTTTCTTGTGGAAATTCAGGTCAGTCTGCAACAACGGCTTCTGTTAGTGTTACAGTTAATAGTTTCTACGTATGTTACTGCAACGATAATTTAGGAGGTAATAACAATGTTCCTATTAATAATGTAACGGTGGTAGGTACTTCGTTGAACAATACTTCTACAGGTACAGCATCAGGTTTCTATACACAATATCCGCCAACTGGTAGTACCACTGCTAGTCTGCAAAAAGGTGGTATGTATGAAATAGCTGTCGCTTATGGTGCTAGTGCCGAAGGTGCTGTATGGATCGATGCTAATCAGAATGGTGTATACGAATCATCAGAGTGGACACGTATCAATACTTCAGGAACGTCAGGTACGGCTTTTGTTCAAGTACCTGCAAACGCAGTATTAGGATTGACAGGTATGAGAGTACGTAGCGCTGCTGCGGGTAATAGTTTAGGTGCAGGCAATGCTTGTAGTAATAGATCTTCAGGAGAGACAGAGGATTATATAATTAATATAACTCCCGCTCCTGCTAATGATGTTAGAGTGCTCACACTTTTAAATCCAAGTAATGATATAGCAATATGTCCTTACATCGATATTCCTGTACGTGCCATCATTTATAATAATGGTACAAATCCTCAAACTAACTTTGATATTTATGCAGTGTTAACAGGAGCGGGTGCTAATACTATTAATATTACTTACCCTGGTACATTAGCTCCATTTACATCGGACACATTGTTGCTTACTACATACAATATGCAGTTAGTATCTAACCATACAGTTCAAGCTTATACTGTATTGAGTAATGATCAAGATGTTGCTAATGACTCTTCAAAAACACATGCATTTAATATTAAGTTCTCTGCATCTGCACCATTTGTGTCAGACGATTCAGTATGTTTTGGAGAAACAGCAGTGCTTCCATTATTTGGGGATACGCTAGAGCATAAATGGTATGATAATGCAACAGGAGGTTCTGTAGTATTTAAAGGTGATACTATGTCTTTACCTAACCTGCAAACCAATCGTACTTTCTATGTTACTTCTCAAGAGGTAACATACAATAGTGGTTCTTTGGCTACTACTACTGCAACAGGAAATGGTTGTGGTGGAGGTACAATGTTTAATGTGATACCGAACTCAAATATGACACTAGATAGTTTTGCTGCAATATTTGGTAGCACGGGAAATCAAAGTGTAAGTGTCTATTATAAAAATGGCACGTTCTCAGGGTCGGAAACTAATTCTGGTGCATGGACGCTTTTAGGTTCTACTACCGTAAACGTAAGTAGTACTACAGCACAAACAGGTTTTTCTGTAAACACTCCTTTGGTATTACAAGCAGGTAATACTTATGGTATCTATGTTAACTATAATGCAAGATATACCAATGGTACTACGACTTTCTCTAATGCAGATATGAGTATCCAAACAGGTACAGGATTGTGTAGCCAATTTGGCGGTACTAATAATGGACGTATGTTCAATGGTACATTATTCTACTCTTCAGGTGCTATAGGTTGTGAAAGTCCTAGAGTGCCTATTAAAGCACATGTAGGTCCGAAGCCTGTGGTTAATCTAGGTCCTGATTTGAAAGTATGTGCGGATAAAAAGATCGTACTTGATGCAGGAAATTCAGGAGCATTATACAAGTGGAGTACAGGTGAAAAAACACAAACAATTGATGTGACTGGAAAGGCGGGTGTATATACAGTAGAGGTAGACCAATATTGTATAGAAAACGATACAGTTACAATACAACTAGATCCACTACCAAGTTTAGATGGTATATCGTTCGTGAAGTTTGGTAACGAGTATCAATATAAGACAGCAAACCTACAGCACACTGATAGGGTATTATGGTTGTTTGGTGATGGTAACACAAGTACTAGCTTGTCGCCTAAACATATTTATGCTACTGATGGTGCTTATACGGTTACTTTAATTGCTTATAACCAATGTGGCACAGATACCACTCGTCTGGTTATACCTCTTGATGTAAAAAATGTTGTAGTAGATAAAGGAGTGAAGATATATCCTAATCCTGCTAAGAACAATGTAGTTATTGAACTAACAGACGGCATAAGCATTAATGAAATAAACATAGTCAATGTGCTTGGTGCCTCTGTATATAAGCAAGGTATTACTAACTCTAATAAAATAAACATAGACATCAGTAATATGCCTGTAGGTAATTATATAGTTAGGATGAATACTGATGATGGAGTAATCAATAAGCAATTAATAATCGTACGATAA
- a CDS encoding LysR substrate-binding domain-containing protein, whose translation MTITQLEYVVAVATYKSFVAAAEKCFVTQPTLSMQIQKLEDELGVKLFDRNKHPIAITAMGEAIVDQARVVLSECEKVNELILNQQNSVAGTFKLSVIPTIAPYILPGLLQHYSENYPEVKLQVKEMETDQIITALNNNEIDAGLLSTPLEQSSIKEYPLFYEPFIAYFSENEKAVLKKRMVTPEDIALDKIWLLNEGHCMRNQVLDLCSDNIQKLQADRAYRYESSNVETLRKMVDKNGGLTILPELATFEFDEDRMERVRYFENPEPVREIALVTNSHFVRLSLLQSLMDEISNLVPEKMRVQKKNRKVLRIQSAKL comes from the coding sequence ATGACAATTACGCAACTTGAGTATGTGGTAGCAGTAGCTACTTATAAAAGTTTTGTAGCGGCAGCTGAAAAATGTTTTGTAACACAGCCAACGCTTAGTATGCAAATACAAAAGCTGGAAGATGAACTAGGAGTTAAACTTTTTGACAGAAATAAACACCCTATAGCAATAACAGCTATGGGAGAAGCTATAGTAGATCAAGCAAGAGTTGTTCTTTCTGAATGCGAAAAAGTAAACGAACTTATACTGAATCAACAAAATTCAGTTGCGGGAACATTTAAACTTTCGGTAATACCTACTATTGCTCCTTATATTTTACCTGGTTTACTACAGCACTATTCAGAAAACTATCCCGAGGTTAAACTACAGGTTAAAGAAATGGAGACCGACCAGATCATTACAGCTCTTAACAATAATGAAATAGATGCAGGATTGTTAAGTACACCACTGGAACAATCTAGTATCAAAGAATATCCATTGTTTTACGAACCATTCATAGCCTACTTTTCAGAAAATGAAAAAGCCGTTTTAAAGAAGAGAATGGTAACACCTGAAGATATTGCTCTTGATAAAATATGGTTATTAAACGAAGGACATTGTATGCGCAATCAGGTTCTAGACCTATGCAGTGATAATATTCAGAAACTTCAAGCTGATAGAGCTTACAGATACGAATCGAGTAACGTAGAAACGCTACGTAAAATGGTGGATAAGAATGGAGGACTTACCATCCTTCCTGAGTTAGCTACCTTTGAATTTGACGAAGATCGTATGGAAAGAGTTAGATATTTTGAAAACCCAGAACCTGTTCGTGAAATTGCTTTAGTAACCAACAGTCACTTTGTACGTTTATCTCTCCTACAAAGCCTTATGGATGAGATCAGTAATCTAGTGCCTGAAAAAATGAGGGTGCAAAAGAAAAACAGAAAAGTATTACGTATTCAGTCTGCTAAACTGTAG
- a CDS encoding fused MFS/spermidine synthase: MLELFIYRGQFQLATEDALYSDGKRYKPMKMAFKHLKAQLHDAKEILFLGGGLCSGIQMLEEKSIAAQYTVVEIDDNIIDYAKAFFDKDVAVRFICADAQEYMRTIDRKYDLIVVDIFNSRVPAEFVTEEGFLLQCRNALNNGGSFVLNYIVNGYPLWEDALEQISTVFPSNTVLKYDINRIVIATV, encoded by the coding sequence GTGCTGGAACTTTTTATTTATAGAGGGCAGTTTCAGTTGGCTACAGAAGATGCTTTGTATTCAGATGGGAAGAGGTATAAGCCCATGAAGATGGCATTCAAACATTTGAAGGCTCAATTGCATGATGCTAAGGAGATTCTATTTTTAGGTGGAGGGCTATGCAGTGGTATACAAATGCTTGAAGAAAAAAGTATTGCTGCTCAATATACTGTTGTAGAGATCGATGATAATATAATAGACTATGCCAAGGCCTTCTTTGATAAGGATGTTGCAGTTCGGTTTATATGTGCAGATGCTCAAGAGTATATGAGGACTATTGATAGAAAGTATGATTTAATTGTCGTAGATATATTTAATAGTAGAGTGCCTGCAGAGTTTGTAACAGAAGAGGGTTTTCTACTTCAATGTAGAAATGCATTAAACAATGGAGGTAGTTTTGTGCTCAACTATATAGTGAATGGCTATCCTCTTTGGGAGGATGCCCTAGAACAGATCAGCACCGTATTTCCTAGTAATACAGTGCTGAAATATGATATCAATCGTATAGTTATTGCTACAGTTTAG
- a CDS encoding M48 family metallopeptidase gives MKRISTATKISVLLLAGFLSVSLVSCFKNPVTGRSSLNIVGEGELRSMANNQYASFLSENKPMQGTRDVEMVKRVGDKMAKAVTQYLASRGQQNLISGYQWEFNLVNENQVNAWCMPGGKVVVYTGIMPVAQTETGLAVIMGHEIAHAIARHGNERMSQQMVAQAGGVTLSALLSTKPAQAQQLFNAAYGVGSQLGVLAYSRSHESEADRMGLIFMAMAGYNPNEAVNFWGRMAALSGGQAPPEFLSTHPSNQRRINDIKGLLPEAMKYYKPQ, from the coding sequence ATGAAGCGTATATCTACTGCAACGAAGATATCAGTTTTATTATTGGCAGGTTTTCTGTCTGTGTCATTGGTTTCTTGTTTTAAAAATCCTGTTACAGGTAGAAGTTCTCTAAACATAGTAGGTGAAGGTGAATTGAGAAGTATGGCAAACAACCAATACGCATCTTTCCTTTCAGAGAATAAACCAATGCAAGGTACTAGAGATGTGGAAATGGTGAAAAGGGTAGGAGATAAAATGGCCAAGGCTGTTACTCAGTATTTAGCAAGTAGAGGGCAACAAAATCTCATTAGTGGCTACCAATGGGAGTTCAATCTTGTAAATGAAAATCAAGTGAATGCTTGGTGTATGCCAGGTGGTAAGGTTGTTGTTTATACAGGTATAATGCCCGTTGCACAAACCGAAACTGGTCTTGCCGTAATAATGGGACACGAGATAGCCCATGCAATTGCACGCCATGGTAACGAGCGTATGAGCCAGCAAATGGTAGCTCAAGCAGGTGGTGTTACATTATCTGCGTTGTTATCTACTAAGCCTGCACAGGCACAACAGTTGTTTAATGCTGCGTATGGTGTAGGTTCTCAATTAGGCGTATTAGCTTATTCTCGTTCTCATGAGAGTGAAGCCGATCGCATGGGTTTAATTTTTATGGCTATGGCTGGTTATAACCCAAATGAGGCAGTAAATTTTTGGGGAAGAATGGCGGCATTGAGTGGTGGTCAGGCTCCACCTGAATTTTTAAGTACTCACCCTAGCAATCAGCGTAGGATAAACGATATTAAAGGATTATTGCCAGAGGCAATGAAGTATTACAAACCTCAATAG
- the plsY gene encoding glycerol-3-phosphate 1-O-acyltransferase PlsY: MDIAILITLAYLIGSIPTAVLVSKRIFGIDIREHGSGNSGATNTSRILGAKAGIAVMLIDVLKGVLAVKLSVIFLSGWDTEQLVNLQVFLGLAAVLGHIFPIWADFRGGKGIATLFGMIAAIQPLVAVSLIGVFLLMLFVTRYVSLSSISASIAFPLLILFIFREPELSYRLFAIAAACLVVLTHYKNINRLIQGNESKVAMFKKRKFRRKNNS; this comes from the coding sequence ATGGATATAGCAATTCTGATTACCCTTGCATACTTGATTGGCTCGATACCTACAGCTGTTCTAGTAAGCAAAAGAATTTTTGGTATAGATATTCGTGAACACGGTAGTGGAAACTCCGGTGCAACGAATACATCAAGAATATTAGGGGCTAAAGCCGGGATTGCTGTAATGCTTATAGATGTTTTAAAAGGTGTCTTAGCCGTTAAATTATCTGTTATTTTTCTTTCAGGTTGGGATACTGAACAGTTAGTTAATTTACAAGTATTCTTAGGCTTAGCAGCTGTATTAGGTCATATTTTCCCTATTTGGGCAGACTTTAGAGGTGGTAAAGGTATTGCTACATTATTTGGAATGATCGCAGCAATACAGCCCTTAGTAGCAGTAAGTCTTATTGGGGTTTTCTTATTAATGCTTTTTGTAACACGCTATGTGTCTTTAAGTTCTATTAGTGCGAGTATAGCATTTCCTTTATTGATCCTTTTTATTTTTAGAGAGCCCGAGTTAAGCTATAGACTATTTGCCATAGCAGCAGCTTGTTTAGTGGTGTTAACACACTACAAGAATATCAATAGATTGATCCAGGGAAACGAAAGCAAAGTAGCCATGTTCAAAAAGCGAAAATTTCGCAGAAAGAATAATAGTTAA
- the prmA gene encoding 50S ribosomal protein L11 methyltransferase: MNYIKVSFPDINEDLAEMVIASLSDIGFDGFEETDTHLAAFVAEDKWSEEELSTVIEQYGISYSTEDIENENWNAKWESSFEPVIVGDFCAVRADFHKPVDGVQYEIIITPKMSFGTGHHATTQLMIEYMSSIDFKQKTVLDFGTGTGVLAILAEMLGADNITAIDNDEWSYENTIENSERNNSSKITTYHATLDKEYGNKYNIILANINRNILLQYMTEMYAMLTDEGVLLLSGIMPEDKEVILNAADEAGFFQSEYKEMGNWVAVKTYK; this comes from the coding sequence ATGAATTATATAAAAGTTTCTTTTCCTGATATTAATGAGGATTTGGCCGAAATGGTCATTGCTAGCTTAAGTGATATTGGTTTTGATGGTTTTGAAGAAACTGATACTCATTTAGCAGCATTTGTAGCAGAAGATAAATGGAGTGAGGAAGAGCTAAGCACAGTAATTGAACAGTATGGCATTAGTTATAGCACGGAAGATATCGAAAATGAGAACTGGAACGCTAAGTGGGAGAGTAGTTTTGAGCCTGTAATTGTAGGTGATTTTTGTGCAGTAAGGGCTGATTTTCATAAACCTGTAGATGGTGTGCAGTATGAAATTATAATAACACCTAAAATGTCTTTTGGCACAGGGCATCATGCAACAACGCAGCTGATGATAGAGTATATGAGCAGTATAGATTTCAAGCAAAAGACAGTACTTGATTTTGGTACGGGTACAGGCGTGTTGGCTATATTGGCAGAAATGCTTGGTGCTGATAATATAACAGCTATTGATAATGATGAATGGTCGTATGAAAATACGATTGAGAATAGTGAACGAAACAATTCATCGAAGATTACCACATATCATGCTACTTTAGATAAGGAGTATGGTAATAAATACAATATTATATTAGCGAATATTAATAGAAATATTCTACTGCAGTATATGACAGAAATGTATGCTATGCTTACTGATGAAGGAGTATTACTGCTTAGTGGTATTATGCCGGAAGATAAGGAGGTTATCTTAAATGCTGCTGATGAAGCAGGCTTTTTCCAATCTGAATATAAGGAGATGGGGAACTGGGTAGCGGTTAAAACATATAAATAG
- a CDS encoding OmpA family protein, translating to MRKKWLLLFLATFVVSTSVQFDASAQRQKKNKYRNQANDPVEKLPYHRKLRWADNLFRAGGYFDAIHYYQQLKQEQPRNPYLTYQLAECYWLTRDYIPAAHYFGEAYGMASKLYPEAIYKQAVMTKMSGDYSKAVDQFNQFIKDNPKTYKKLKKRALREIEGCSMAVNSMKDPQPVNVKNAGPNVNSAYTESAPYPLGDTALLFSTMRANDPIVIDRSTATQNFFSRFMVSKKQQYTNEVDSFEWPLYFNDGDFNSNKEHVGNGVYSPGGERFYFTKCRRGDSMTTMCKIYVSEFKGSSWSSPELLGNDINSSGSSSTQPFIAKVGKKEILFFSSNRTLQSRGGYDIWYSVIDPRNNTYRRPQNAGKQVNTKQDEVTPYYNTEENTLYFSSNGWVTMGGFDVYSAVGGPSRYKNVQNLGYPINTSADELYFIKDSYGKPDAYVVSNRIGAIALKNPTCCDDIWRIQYEPTLTVLGQVKNNKTGELINEVVVKMADESGNVKNYNSTDGTFSYNLMRGHSYVLTGDKADFSTHRASISTMDVKRTDDDDTVRVTIYMDEIIKIPTFEVHNIYYDYNKDELRPSSVASLDTLVNFMNDNPSLSVEIYSFADAHGNPDYNRDLSLRRAESVMSYLESAGIERSRMTAKGFGESMPAAANENADGSDNPAGRQLNRRTELRIISDDGTRRVLFDSSKPGNMSTQSQNLEMSEGMSDDDDMGGEMDYGDPGSRVN from the coding sequence ATGAGAAAAAAATGGCTTTTACTGTTTCTAGCTACATTTGTAGTATCAACTTCAGTACAATTTGATGCATCTGCGCAGCGACAGAAAAAAAATAAATACAGAAATCAGGCAAACGATCCTGTAGAAAAACTTCCATATCACAGGAAGCTACGTTGGGCAGATAACCTTTTCCGTGCTGGTGGTTATTTTGATGCAATTCATTACTACCAACAATTGAAGCAAGAGCAGCCTCGTAATCCGTATTTGACTTATCAATTAGCAGAGTGTTATTGGTTAACTCGTGACTATATACCTGCAGCACACTATTTTGGTGAGGCTTATGGTATGGCTTCTAAACTTTACCCTGAAGCTATTTACAAGCAAGCGGTAATGACAAAGATGTCAGGAGACTATTCTAAAGCTGTAGATCAGTTCAATCAATTTATAAAAGATAATCCTAAGACATATAAAAAGCTTAAGAAAAGAGCTTTACGTGAGATAGAGGGTTGTAGTATGGCTGTTAATTCAATGAAAGATCCTCAGCCAGTTAATGTTAAGAATGCTGGACCTAATGTGAACAGTGCTTATACAGAATCTGCACCTTATCCATTAGGAGATACTGCACTTCTTTTCTCTACTATGCGTGCAAATGATCCTATCGTTATTGATAGAAGTACTGCTACGCAAAACTTCTTCTCAAGATTTATGGTGTCTAAGAAGCAGCAGTATACAAATGAAGTAGATTCTTTTGAATGGCCGCTATACTTTAATGACGGAGATTTTAATTCTAACAAAGAACACGTTGGTAATGGTGTATATAGCCCAGGTGGTGAGCGCTTTTACTTTACAAAATGTCGTAGAGGTGATTCTATGACTACTATGTGTAAAATATATGTATCTGAGTTCAAAGGTTCTTCTTGGAGTAGTCCTGAACTATTAGGTAACGATATTAACTCTTCAGGTTCTAGTAGTACACAACCTTTTATAGCTAAAGTGGGTAAGAAAGAAATTTTATTCTTCTCTTCAAATCGTACATTACAAAGTCGTGGTGGATATGATATATGGTATTCAGTAATTGACCCACGTAATAATACTTACCGTCGTCCTCAAAATGCGGGTAAGCAAGTGAATACGAAGCAAGATGAGGTTACTCCTTACTATAATACAGAAGAAAATACACTATACTTCTCTTCTAATGGATGGGTAACTATGGGTGGTTTTGATGTTTACTCTGCTGTAGGTGGTCCTTCTAGATATAAGAATGTACAGAACTTAGGTTACCCTATCAATACATCTGCTGATGAATTATACTTCATCAAAGATTCTTATGGTAAGCCTGATGCATATGTAGTTTCTAACCGTATTGGAGCTATTGCGCTTAAAAACCCTACTTGTTGTGATGACATATGGCGCATACAATATGAGCCAACATTAACAGTTCTAGGTCAAGTTAAAAACAACAAAACTGGAGAATTGATCAACGAGGTTGTTGTTAAAATGGCTGACGAATCAGGTAATGTTAAAAACTACAATTCTACAGATGGTACTTTCAGTTACAATCTTATGAGAGGACATTCTTATGTTCTTACAGGAGATAAAGCTGATTTCAGTACACACAGAGCTAGTATAAGCACTATGGACGTTAAGCGTACAGATGATGATGATACAGTTCGTGTTACTATCTACATGGATGAGATCATTAAGATCCCTACTTTTGAAGTACACAATATCTATTACGATTACAACAAAGATGAACTACGTCCATCTTCTGTAGCTTCTCTAGATACTCTTGTTAACTTCATGAATGATAACCCTTCATTAAGTGTTGAGATCTACTCTTTCGCTGATGCTCACGGTAATCCTGATTATAATAGAGATCTTTCTTTACGTCGTGCTGAATCTGTAATGAGTTACCTTGAGTCAGCTGGTATTGAAAGAAGCAGAATGACGGCTAAAGGCTTTGGTGAGTCTATGCCAGCAGCTGCGAACGAAAATGCTGATGGTAGTGATAACCCTGCAGGTCGTCAGTTAAACCGTCGTACTGAATTACGTATTATATCAGATGATGGAACTCGTAGAGTATTGTTTGATAGCTCTAAGCCTGGTAATATGAGTACTCAGAGTCAAAACTTAGAAATGTCTGAGGGTATGAGTGATGATGATGATATGGGTGGTGAAATGGATTATGGCGATCCAGGTAGCAGAGTGAACTAA
- a CDS encoding PorP/SprF family type IX secretion system membrane protein gives MIRKNTISRVSLVAALALSMFTGKAQDVHFTQFNAAPLTVNPAFTGNFDGQYRASAIYRDQWRSVTVPFKTYAVSFDAPIVSDLTIDDYLAAGVQLYNDRAGDGNLSNLTALASIAYHKFLGANTNKALSVGFQGGYTQKSIDLSKLYFQDEFINGGFQPGVSGENLNNKVNYFTVNAGISWAHMVGYKFSYTLGLGANNLNQPQESFQRQKNSDVGLGMRYTGQLGIVAYVSEKLSLRPAVLYQSQSTASEIVAGNEFHYILGNNPEIRNYTTAIFLGGWYRNQDAIMINAGVEFKGLRVGLSYDYNTSDLKNASNGNGGFEISLTYVAPHPLSFARKLIYPCTRF, from the coding sequence ATGATCAGGAAAAATACCATTAGCCGTGTAAGCCTGGTAGCCGCATTGGCATTATCGATGTTTACAGGTAAAGCACAGGATGTTCACTTTACGCAGTTTAACGCAGCACCATTAACTGTCAACCCCGCTTTTACGGGTAACTTTGACGGTCAATATCGTGCATCTGCTATATACCGCGATCAGTGGAGAAGTGTTACGGTACCATTCAAAACATATGCAGTATCTTTTGACGCACCTATTGTGAGTGACCTTACTATAGACGATTACTTAGCAGCTGGTGTACAACTTTATAATGACCGTGCTGGTGATGGTAACTTGTCTAACCTAACAGCATTAGCGTCAATAGCATATCATAAATTCTTAGGTGCTAATACTAATAAGGCTTTATCTGTAGGTTTTCAAGGAGGTTATACTCAAAAGAGTATAGACCTTTCTAAATTATACTTTCAGGACGAATTTATAAATGGCGGTTTTCAACCAGGTGTTTCTGGTGAAAACCTAAATAACAAAGTAAACTATTTTACAGTAAATGCAGGTATCTCTTGGGCTCACATGGTAGGTTATAAGTTTAGCTATACTTTAGGCTTAGGGGCTAATAACCTTAACCAACCACAAGAGTCTTTCCAAAGACAAAAGAATAGTGATGTTGGTTTAGGAATGCGTTACACTGGTCAATTAGGTATCGTAGCTTATGTTAGCGAAAAATTGAGCTTAAGACCAGCTGTATTATACCAATCGCAATCTACAGCTAGCGAAATAGTTGCGGGTAATGAGTTTCACTACATCTTAGGAAACAACCCTGAGATCCGTAATTATACTACAGCTATCTTCTTAGGAGGTTGGTATAGAAATCAAGATGCTATCATGATTAATGCTGGTGTTGAGTTCAAAGGACTACGTGTAGGGTTGAGTTATGATTATAACACATCAGACCTTAAGAATGCATCAAACGGTAACGGAGGATTTGAAATATCATTAACTTATGTAGCACCACATCCATTGTCTTTTGCTCGTAAGCTGATATATCCTTGTACTCGTTTCTAA